A stretch of Azospirillum brasilense DNA encodes these proteins:
- a CDS encoding ATP-grasp domain-containing protein — protein MRILVCEFVTGGGMPSDAAIPASLAREGDLMLHALLADLLEVPGVAVTVTRDARLPPLAAPVRSITTTDPRESWSLWEDLARQANGVWPIAPETDGALERFSRMVEASGRRLLNSSADAVAVASSKATTATVLSAAGLPVVPVWRVGTVAADGPPGNGPWVVKPDDGAGCVDTRLIRDHADWKGWLAEADRSGFVVQPFQPGTPASLSMLCRDGRAWPLTTNRQTVSLSGGRFSYGGGTIGGMKLTPALTDLAQGVAAALPGLFGSVGVDVIVGPDGPTIIEVNPRLTTSSVGLRRATGLNAAAAVLDLARDPPVPPPPVTRIEPVLLTLEG, from the coding sequence ATGCGCATCTTGGTCTGTGAGTTCGTGACCGGCGGCGGCATGCCCTCGGACGCCGCCATCCCCGCCAGCCTCGCCCGCGAGGGCGACCTGATGCTCCACGCCCTGCTGGCCGACCTGCTGGAAGTGCCGGGGGTGGCGGTGACCGTCACCCGCGACGCCCGCCTTCCGCCGCTCGCGGCGCCCGTGCGCAGCATAACCACCACCGACCCGCGTGAGTCCTGGTCGCTTTGGGAGGACCTCGCCCGGCAGGCGAACGGCGTCTGGCCGATCGCCCCGGAAACCGACGGCGCGCTGGAGCGCTTCAGCCGCATGGTCGAGGCCAGCGGGCGCCGCCTGCTCAACAGCAGCGCCGACGCGGTGGCCGTCGCGTCCAGCAAAGCGACGACCGCGACCGTGCTGTCGGCGGCCGGGCTGCCCGTCGTCCCGGTCTGGCGCGTCGGTACCGTCGCTGCGGACGGGCCGCCGGGGAACGGGCCATGGGTCGTCAAGCCCGACGACGGGGCCGGATGCGTCGACACCCGGCTGATCCGCGACCATGCCGACTGGAAGGGCTGGCTGGCCGAGGCGGACCGGAGCGGCTTCGTGGTGCAGCCCTTCCAGCCCGGCACGCCGGCCAGCCTGTCGATGCTCTGCCGTGATGGACGAGCGTGGCCGCTGACCACCAATCGCCAGACCGTTTCGCTGTCCGGCGGACGCTTCTCCTACGGCGGTGGCACCATCGGCGGGATGAAGCTGACCCCCGCCCTTACCGATCTCGCGCAGGGCGTTGCGGCGGCACTGCCCGGCCTGTTCGGCTCCGTGGGCGTCGATGTCATCGTCGGTCCCGACGGGCCGACGATCATCGAGGTCAACCCGCGCCTGACCACCTCCTCGGTGGGGTTGCGGCGCGCGACGGGGCTGAACGCCGCCGCCGCGGTGCTTGATCTGGCGCGCGACCCGCCGGTTCCGCCGCCGCCGGTGACGCGCATCGAACCGGTCCTTCTGACGCTTGAGGGGTGA
- a CDS encoding HisA/HisF-related TIM barrel protein has translation MSSAIMQPREGEMFHVVPVIDLREGGVVHARRGDRGRYPSLRSSLCAGNDPVAVVGGLLRLHPFRVVYAADLDAIQGTGGNRLALARLKAAFPDVGFWVDAGFRTADEVRGFVASGLGDAVLGSESLDGLAPLAALKADPVWDRVILSLDFRDRFVGPPGLLESPDLWPQRIIVMTLARVGSGEGPDWGRLAEIGRTKPQASLFAAGGVRNGDDLRDLAGRGSAGALVATALHDGRLGGTELDALNR, from the coding sequence ATGAGCTCCGCCATCATGCAGCCGAGGGAGGGCGAGATGTTCCACGTCGTTCCGGTGATCGACTTGAGGGAAGGCGGCGTGGTGCACGCCCGCCGCGGGGACCGGGGCCGCTACCCGTCCCTGCGCTCCTCGCTGTGCGCCGGCAACGACCCGGTGGCGGTGGTCGGTGGTCTGCTGCGTCTGCATCCCTTCCGCGTCGTCTACGCCGCCGACCTCGACGCCATCCAGGGCACCGGCGGCAACCGCTTGGCGCTGGCGCGGCTGAAAGCGGCCTTCCCGGACGTCGGGTTCTGGGTCGATGCCGGGTTCCGCACCGCCGATGAGGTGCGGGGCTTCGTTGCGTCGGGGCTCGGTGACGCGGTGCTCGGCAGCGAGAGCCTGGACGGCCTCGCGCCGCTCGCCGCGCTGAAGGCCGATCCGGTTTGGGACCGGGTAATCCTCTCGCTCGACTTCCGCGACCGCTTCGTCGGGCCGCCCGGCCTGCTGGAGAGTCCCGACCTGTGGCCGCAGAGGATCATCGTCATGACCCTGGCCCGTGTCGGTTCGGGGGAGGGGCCGGACTGGGGCCGACTCGCGGAGATCGGCCGGACCAAGCCGCAGGCCAGCCTGTTCGCCGCCGGCGGTGTGCGCAATGGCGACGACCTCCGGGACCTCGCGGGGCGCGGCAGCGCCGGCGCCCTGGTGGCGACGGCGCTGCACGACGGGCGCCTCGGCGGCACGGAGCTGGATGCCCTGAACCGGTAA
- the fae gene encoding formaldehyde-activating enzyme: MPMWGGQSTKINRVLVGESLVGDGNEVAHIDLIMGPRGSAVETAFCNALTNNKDGFTALLAVVAPNLMCKPATILFNKVTIKGAEQAVQMFGPAQHAVAKAVADCVSEGTIPQDEIDNIFICVGVFIHWEAKDNAKIQDYNYRATKEAIERAVASFPSAQDLMSQKDKVKHPFAA; encoded by the coding sequence ATGCCGATGTGGGGAGGACAGTCCACGAAGATCAACCGCGTGCTCGTCGGCGAATCGCTGGTCGGTGATGGGAACGAGGTCGCCCACATTGACCTGATCATGGGACCGCGCGGCAGCGCCGTGGAAACGGCCTTCTGCAACGCGCTGACCAACAACAAGGACGGCTTCACCGCCCTTCTCGCGGTCGTCGCACCCAACCTGATGTGCAAGCCGGCGACCATCCTGTTCAACAAGGTCACCATCAAGGGCGCGGAACAGGCGGTGCAGATGTTCGGCCCCGCCCAGCACGCCGTCGCCAAGGCCGTGGCCGACTGCGTGTCGGAAGGCACCATCCCGCAGGACGAGATCGACAACATCTTCATCTGCGTCGGCGTCTTCATCCATTGGGAAGCCAAGGACAACGCCAAGATCCAGGACTACAACTACCGCGCCACCAAGGAGGCCATCGAGCGCGCGGTCGCCAGCTTCCCGAGCGCGCAGGACCTGATGAGCCAGAAGGACAAGGTGAAGCACCCCTTCGCCGCGTGA
- a CDS encoding triphosphoribosyl-dephospho-CoA synthase — protein MIGGRMIDWAPIPPDPASGVAGAYRAACHLELRALKPGNVHIHAEGHGMTVAQFLASAETTAPILARPGLGVGERLHAAVRATRDAVGCNTNLGILLLAAPLAQAVLMPGDAPLRDRLRHVLGSLTVADADLAFQAITLAEPAGLGRVEGADVHAPARVTLLDAMREAQDRDTIARQYATGFADIFDTGVPSLRRWLDAGAGFEQATEMIYVEFLATLPDSHVIRKYGRERSEWLRARASELRENTAPDRAFTLTRSRLAELDRDLKYNGVNPGTTADIVVGCLLAFWLMQSPQPPVITDVLRKDALHEERRQH, from the coding sequence ATGATCGGTGGACGCATGATCGACTGGGCGCCGATTCCCCCCGATCCGGCCTCCGGCGTTGCTGGCGCCTACCGCGCCGCCTGCCATCTGGAGCTGCGCGCGCTGAAGCCCGGAAACGTCCACATCCATGCCGAGGGGCATGGCATGACCGTCGCCCAATTCCTCGCCAGCGCCGAGACGACCGCGCCCATCCTCGCGCGGCCGGGGCTGGGCGTCGGGGAGAGGCTGCACGCCGCCGTCCGCGCCACGCGGGACGCCGTCGGCTGCAACACCAACCTCGGCATTCTGCTGCTGGCCGCACCGCTGGCCCAGGCCGTGCTGATGCCCGGCGACGCCCCCTTGCGCGACCGGTTGCGCCATGTCCTCGGCAGCCTGACGGTGGCGGATGCCGATCTGGCCTTCCAGGCGATCACGCTGGCCGAACCTGCCGGGTTGGGCCGCGTCGAGGGGGCGGACGTGCACGCCCCGGCGCGGGTGACCCTGCTCGACGCCATGCGGGAGGCGCAGGACCGCGACACCATCGCCCGTCAATACGCAACGGGCTTCGCAGACATCTTCGACACCGGCGTGCCGAGCCTGCGGCGATGGCTGGACGCCGGGGCGGGGTTCGAACAGGCCACGGAAATGATTTATGTCGAATTCCTCGCCACCCTGCCCGACAGCCATGTCATCCGAAAATACGGGCGGGAGCGTTCTGAATGGTTACGCGCACGGGCTTCGGAATTGAGGGAAAACACGGCCCCGGATCGTGCATTCACGCTAACGCGATCGCGCTTGGCGGAACTGGACCGGGACCTCAAATACAATGGCGTCAACCCGGGAACGACCGCGGATATTGTCGTGGGTTGCCTCCTTGCGTTCTGGCTCATGCAATCCCCGCAGCCGCCCGTCATAACGGACGTTCTTCGAAAAGATGCGCTCCACGAAGAACGCCGGCAACACTAG
- a CDS encoding RimK family alpha-L-glutamate ligase, with the protein MSGERAALILTERPDWHTPRLVRAIEARGLPCRCVSPRRCGIAVGHTATGLLIPGFEDTLPAGVFVRAVGQGSFEQVTLRLGVLHALRNLGVPVCNGAGAIERCVDKSMTSFLLARAGLPTPPALATQEAEPTRRLLDRTPDQVLKPLFGAQGRGLQRLDGPDALPDAEAVGGVYYLQPFIPPRTEGAWRDRRVFVVGGRAVAAMTRHGRSWITNVHQGGACEAAPADDEPAALAVRATAAVGASYAGVDLIQDRTGCWLVLEVNSMPAWQGLQRVSAVDIADALAADFVEHVGA; encoded by the coding sequence ATGTCCGGTGAGCGCGCCGCCCTCATCCTCACCGAGCGGCCCGACTGGCACACGCCGCGGCTGGTCCGGGCCATCGAGGCACGCGGCCTGCCCTGCCGCTGCGTCTCGCCGCGGCGCTGCGGGATCGCCGTCGGCCACACGGCGACCGGTCTGCTGATCCCCGGCTTCGAGGACACGCTGCCGGCGGGCGTCTTCGTCCGCGCGGTGGGCCAGGGCAGCTTCGAACAGGTGACGCTGCGCCTCGGCGTGCTCCACGCGCTGCGCAACCTCGGGGTGCCGGTCTGCAACGGCGCGGGGGCCATCGAGCGCTGCGTGGACAAGAGCATGACCAGCTTCCTGCTGGCCCGCGCCGGCCTGCCCACTCCACCGGCCCTCGCCACGCAGGAGGCCGAACCGACCCGGCGCCTCCTCGACCGCACGCCCGATCAGGTGCTGAAGCCGCTGTTCGGCGCGCAGGGTCGCGGCCTGCAACGGCTGGACGGACCCGACGCGCTGCCCGACGCCGAAGCGGTCGGCGGCGTCTACTATCTCCAGCCCTTCATACCGCCGCGGACCGAAGGCGCGTGGCGGGACCGCCGCGTCTTCGTGGTGGGCGGACGGGCGGTCGCCGCGATGACCCGGCACGGGCGGAGTTGGATCACCAACGTCCACCAGGGGGGGGCGTGCGAGGCCGCCCCCGCCGACGACGAACCCGCCGCGCTCGCCGTCCGCGCCACCGCGGCGGTGGGTGCGAGTTATGCGGGCGTCGATCTGATCCAGGACCGGACGGGGTGCTGGCTGGTGCTGGAGGTCAACAGCATGCCGGCGTGGCAAGGGTTGCAACGGGTCAGCGCGGTGGATATCGCCGACGCTCTGGCCGCCGACTTCGTGGAACACGTCGGCGCATGA
- the mch gene encoding methenyltetrahydromethanopterin cyclohydrolase: protein MTTETPSDPRPSLAALSAPLVERLVADAPLLRLGIQRVGGACVVDAGIGHPGGLEAGRRIAELCMGGLGRVAFGPISSLPSWPFGVTVHSAQPVLACLGSQYAGWSLSHGSGKGAFFALGSGPGRALARQEALFDELAYRDTADAAAFVMEATAVPPAELIAQIATTCGIAADRLTLVLTPTQSLAGTTQVVARVLEVALHKLHALGFPLDRVVDGIGMAPLPPPGGGFLTAMGRTNDAILYGGTVHLHVTGPDDAAEDLAQRLPSAASRDHGRPFAEIFAAAKGDFYAIDSMLFSPAHVTVTALDSGRSFHGGTLAPNLVERSFRDVR from the coding sequence ATGACCACGGAAACGCCGTCCGATCCGCGCCCGAGCCTCGCCGCGCTGTCGGCGCCGCTGGTCGAACGGCTGGTGGCCGATGCCCCGCTGCTCCGTCTCGGCATCCAGAGGGTCGGCGGGGCCTGCGTCGTCGATGCCGGGATCGGCCATCCCGGCGGGCTGGAGGCCGGACGGCGCATCGCCGAGCTGTGCATGGGCGGCCTTGGCCGGGTAGCGTTCGGCCCGATCTCCAGCCTGCCGTCCTGGCCGTTCGGCGTCACCGTCCACAGCGCGCAGCCGGTCCTCGCTTGCCTCGGCAGCCAGTATGCCGGCTGGAGCCTCAGCCACGGCAGCGGAAAGGGCGCCTTCTTCGCGCTCGGCTCCGGCCCCGGCCGCGCGTTGGCCCGGCAGGAGGCACTGTTCGACGAACTGGCCTACCGCGACACGGCCGACGCGGCGGCCTTCGTCATGGAAGCGACGGCGGTGCCGCCCGCCGAACTGATCGCCCAAATCGCCACCACCTGCGGCATCGCCGCGGACCGGCTGACCCTGGTCCTCACCCCGACGCAGAGCCTCGCCGGGACCACCCAGGTGGTCGCCCGCGTGCTGGAGGTCGCCCTGCACAAGCTGCATGCCCTAGGCTTCCCGCTCGACCGCGTCGTCGACGGCATCGGCATGGCGCCGCTTCCCCCGCCGGGCGGCGGTTTCCTCACCGCGATGGGCCGCACCAACGACGCGATCCTCTACGGCGGCACCGTCCATCTGCACGTCACCGGTCCGGACGACGCGGCGGAGGATCTGGCGCAGCGCCTGCCCTCCGCCGCCTCGCGGGACCACGGGCGCCCCTTCGCGGAGATTTTCGCGGCGGCGAAGGGGGACTTCTACGCCATCGATTCCATGCTGTTCAGCCCGGCGCACGTGACCGTCACCGCTCTGGACAGCGGGCGCAGCTTCCACGGTGGAACCCTCGCCCCGAACCTCGTGGAGCGCTCGTTCCGCGATGTCCGGTGA
- a CDS encoding ATP-grasp domain-containing protein — MPTTPPARSPAEPVAEGPNIVVAALSARALAAAARRAGRRPASIDLFADLDTMQLAEPCLRLPAEGLRLEFAPLLDALARAELRGLPLVYGAGFEDDPALLARLAEDRPVMGNRPEVVARVKDPLRFAAILHGLGISHPPVGAALDGSSGDLLRKRIGGSGGAHITPAAGTRPEPGWYVQRRVAGHALSVLFLADGDRAVIVGLSRQWTAPTPESPYRYGGAAGPWRCPERWTATVPAMINRLAAAFELVGLNSADFLVTGSDFHLLEINPRPGATLDVFDRPPLPSLLALHLDACARRLPDRLPALPGCRAAAVLYADAPLRIEAGRCWPAWTADRPAAPVTIGRGEPVCTVFGAGPSVGAARHHAERRQRELAALAAMEMQP; from the coding sequence ATGCCTACGACGCCGCCCGCCAGATCGCCGGCTGAGCCGGTGGCGGAAGGTCCGAACATCGTCGTCGCGGCCCTATCGGCGCGGGCACTGGCCGCCGCTGCCCGCCGCGCCGGCCGGCGGCCGGCGTCCATCGATCTGTTCGCCGATCTGGACACCATGCAGCTTGCCGAGCCCTGCCTGCGCCTGCCCGCCGAGGGGCTGCGCCTGGAATTCGCCCCCCTTCTGGACGCCCTGGCGCGGGCGGAGCTGCGCGGTCTGCCGCTGGTCTATGGCGCCGGCTTCGAGGACGACCCGGCGCTTCTGGCGCGCCTCGCGGAGGATCGGCCGGTGATGGGCAACCGGCCCGAGGTGGTGGCGCGTGTCAAGGACCCGCTCCGCTTCGCCGCGATCCTGCACGGGCTCGGCATCTCCCACCCTCCGGTCGGGGCAGCCTTGGACGGATCGTCCGGTGACCTTCTGCGGAAACGGATCGGCGGCAGCGGCGGTGCGCACATCACCCCCGCGGCGGGGACGCGGCCCGAACCGGGCTGGTACGTCCAGCGCCGCGTCGCCGGTCATGCCCTGTCGGTCCTCTTCCTCGCGGACGGTGACCGCGCCGTCATCGTCGGGCTGAGCCGGCAGTGGACCGCGCCGACCCCGGAAAGCCCTTACCGCTACGGCGGGGCGGCCGGACCGTGGCGCTGTCCGGAGCGCTGGACCGCGACCGTGCCGGCCATGATCAACCGCCTTGCGGCGGCGTTCGAGCTGGTCGGGCTGAACAGCGCCGATTTCCTGGTGACCGGATCGGACTTTCATCTGTTGGAGATCAATCCGCGTCCCGGCGCGACGCTGGACGTCTTCGACCGTCCGCCGCTGCCGTCGCTGCTCGCCCTCCACCTGGACGCCTGCGCCAGGCGCCTGCCCGACCGCCTGCCTGCCTTGCCGGGATGCCGGGCCGCCGCGGTGCTCTACGCCGATGCGCCCCTCCGCATCGAGGCGGGCCGGTGCTGGCCGGCCTGGACCGCGGACCGGCCGGCGGCGCCCGTCACTATCGGGCGCGGCGAGCCGGTCTGCACGGTGTTCGGCGCCGGCCCAAGCGTCGGCGCGGCGCGGCATCACGCCGAGCGGCGGCAACGCGAACTGGCGGCCCTCGCCGCGATGGAGATGCAGCCATGA
- a CDS encoding NAD(P)-dependent methylenetetrahydromethanopterin dehydrogenase — translation MAAPYVLHMLTPLKHVSAFDVNMAADAGMGPLFPYTGVALEEVTGITQDAMFSRDPANAARTGLFIGGRDAVLALDMMDAARKAMFAPFTISVMVDPSGAFTTAGAMVAVVERALRRSHPDGIKGLTLKVFGATGVVGGIAAVIAALAGARVTLVSHRGLSGVEPKAAEFRRRFGVELACADAPDDAAREALLGDAEVVFGCGRAGVQILSARNLAAAGRLLVAADINAVPPSGIEGVGPKDNGTPLPGGRGVGVGALAVGAVKFRVQHALLTRLAAAKSAVYLDFCDAYDAARQIAG, via the coding sequence ATGGCCGCACCCTACGTTCTGCACATGCTGACGCCGCTGAAGCACGTCAGCGCCTTCGACGTCAACATGGCGGCGGACGCCGGCATGGGGCCGCTGTTCCCCTACACCGGCGTCGCGCTGGAAGAGGTCACCGGCATCACCCAGGACGCCATGTTCTCCCGCGACCCGGCGAACGCGGCGCGCACCGGGCTGTTCATCGGTGGGCGCGACGCGGTCCTGGCGCTCGACATGATGGACGCCGCCCGCAAGGCCATGTTCGCGCCCTTCACCATCTCGGTCATGGTCGATCCGTCGGGCGCCTTCACGACGGCCGGCGCCATGGTCGCCGTCGTCGAGCGCGCCCTGCGCCGCAGCCATCCGGACGGGATCAAGGGGCTGACCCTCAAGGTGTTCGGCGCGACCGGCGTGGTCGGCGGAATCGCCGCCGTGATCGCGGCCCTCGCTGGCGCCCGCGTCACCCTGGTCAGTCACCGCGGTCTGTCGGGCGTCGAACCGAAGGCCGCCGAGTTCCGCCGACGCTTCGGGGTGGAGCTTGCCTGCGCCGACGCGCCCGACGACGCGGCTCGGGAAGCGCTGCTCGGCGATGCCGAGGTGGTGTTCGGCTGCGGGCGGGCCGGCGTTCAGATCCTGTCGGCGCGCAACCTCGCCGCGGCGGGCCGCCTGCTGGTCGCGGCGGACATCAACGCGGTTCCGCCGTCCGGGATCGAAGGGGTCGGCCCCAAGGACAACGGTACGCCGCTTCCCGGCGGGCGCGGCGTCGGTGTCGGCGCGCTGGCGGTCGGCGCGGTCAAGTTCCGGGTGCAGCACGCCCTGCTGACGCGCCTCGCCGCGGCGAAGTCGGCGGTGTATCTGGATTTCTGCGATGCCTACGACGCCGCCCGCCAGATCGCCGGCTGA
- a CDS encoding beta-ribofuranosylaminobenzene 5'-phosphate synthase family protein, whose product MNGGLGRRFGSLGLTLDGMATTLRARPSDRLCASGPSAERALTAARAVCDRFRWPARAELTVEEAIPEHVGLGSGTQLGLAVGTALAHLHGRPSTVRRLAAELERGARSGIGIGAFEKGGVILDGGRGPDDAPPPIVARLPFPEAWRVLLILHRDGQGLHGTAELQAFKALPPFPAERAGHLCRLIVMAALPALIEGDADRFGQAVGELQRTVGDHFAPVQGGRFTSPLVADALAWLEAEGIPGVGQTSWGPTGFAIVGDARRAEALLAEARRRWAGTALDFHLARGRNDGATLESTTDRVVLRAS is encoded by the coding sequence ATGAACGGCGGCCTGGGCCGCCGTTTCGGCAGCCTGGGGCTGACGCTCGACGGGATGGCAACGACCCTCCGGGCGCGCCCGTCCGACCGCCTCTGCGCGAGCGGCCCGTCGGCGGAGCGCGCGCTGACGGCCGCGCGGGCGGTCTGCGACCGCTTCCGCTGGCCGGCCCGCGCCGAACTGACCGTGGAGGAGGCCATTCCCGAGCATGTCGGGCTGGGCTCCGGCACCCAGCTCGGTCTGGCGGTCGGCACCGCGCTCGCGCATCTGCACGGGCGGCCTTCGACGGTCCGCCGCCTCGCCGCGGAGCTGGAGCGCGGCGCCCGCTCCGGCATCGGGATTGGCGCCTTCGAGAAGGGTGGCGTGATCCTCGACGGCGGCCGCGGGCCGGACGACGCACCGCCGCCCATCGTCGCCCGCCTGCCCTTTCCGGAGGCGTGGCGGGTGCTGCTGATCCTGCACCGCGACGGCCAGGGTTTGCACGGCACCGCCGAGCTGCAGGCCTTCAAAGCGCTGCCGCCCTTTCCGGCGGAGCGGGCCGGACATCTCTGCCGCCTGATCGTCATGGCGGCGCTTCCGGCCCTGATCGAGGGCGATGCCGACCGCTTCGGGCAGGCGGTGGGCGAGCTGCAACGCACGGTGGGCGATCATTTCGCCCCGGTCCAGGGTGGGCGCTTCACCAGCCCCCTGGTGGCCGACGCGCTGGCGTGGCTGGAGGCCGAGGGGATTCCCGGCGTCGGACAGACGTCCTGGGGGCCGACCGGCTTCGCCATCGTCGGCGACGCCCGGCGGGCCGAGGCCCTGCTGGCGGAGGCGCGGCGCCGCTGGGCGGGGACCGCGCTGGACTTCCATCTGGCCCGCGGCCGCAACGACGGCGCGACGCTGGAATCCACCACCGACCGGGTGGTGCTGCGGGCCTCCTGA
- a CDS encoding 4a-hydroxytetrahydrobiopterin dehydratase: protein MTAVQETTYSDTEIAERLQQILPRWRFEDGWIRRKYKTNSWKGTLMVINAVGHLAEAAWHHPDLTASYAWVEVRLKTHSAKGITDKDFDLARKIEEVIQWQPARDGGALEGTPKDDPRFAYIKYD, encoded by the coding sequence ATGACCGCGGTTCAGGAAACCACCTATTCCGATACGGAAATCGCTGAGCGACTGCAGCAAATATTGCCGCGGTGGCGGTTCGAGGACGGCTGGATCCGGCGGAAGTACAAGACGAACAGTTGGAAGGGTACCCTGATGGTGATCAACGCGGTCGGCCATCTGGCGGAGGCGGCGTGGCATCACCCGGACCTCACCGCCTCCTACGCCTGGGTCGAGGTGCGGCTGAAGACCCATTCCGCCAAGGGCATCACCGACAAGGATTTCGACCTCGCCCGCAAGATCGAGGAGGTCATCCAGTGGCAGCCCGCCCGTGACGGCGGCGCGCTGGAGGGAACGCCCAAGGACGATCCGCGCTTCGCCTACATCAAGTACGACTGA
- a CDS encoding formylmethanofuran dehydrogenase, with product MCPFCGLGCDDLTIEEEPPSTLTVRSTDCPVAREGYSRTTAAEPPRVAGVAVPLAEAVEAAAAVLAAAQTPLVAGLGTDVDGARAALALAERLGAVVDHALSDGLYRNLTVLQRTGWIATTLAELRNRCDLLLVAGPDPAALHPRLFERWVAPAPALQTPPSREMVFLCGEPLDSTRAALSGLPVTVLAGDPAKIEDAAAALAASLPDPSRASGAAGIAAGDIAALAERLVMARYAVVAWAAAAFEGPHADLTVERLVRLVRDANRHTRCAGLPLAGHDNVIGVNQVCTWRFGVPLRMSLAGGAPLHDPHRFAWARYTAVADAVVWVSAFRPEVPAFPTGQTVVALAPPGTAFADEPAVFIPVGTPGIDHAAHVFRSDTVVALRARGLIDRGLPDTATVLKAIAAALPQEAPAC from the coding sequence GTGTGTCCGTTCTGCGGCCTCGGCTGCGACGACCTGACCATCGAGGAGGAACCACCCTCGACGCTGACGGTTCGCTCCACCGATTGCCCGGTGGCGCGCGAGGGATACTCCCGAACGACGGCGGCGGAACCTCCACGCGTCGCGGGCGTCGCGGTGCCGCTGGCGGAGGCGGTGGAGGCCGCGGCCGCGGTGCTGGCGGCGGCGCAGACGCCCCTGGTGGCCGGGCTCGGCACCGACGTCGATGGGGCGCGGGCCGCCCTGGCGCTCGCCGAACGGCTGGGCGCGGTGGTCGATCACGCGCTGTCCGACGGGCTGTACCGAAATCTGACGGTGCTCCAGCGCACGGGCTGGATCGCCACCACCCTGGCCGAGCTGCGCAACCGCTGCGACCTTCTGCTGGTGGCCGGACCGGACCCGGCGGCGCTGCACCCGCGCCTCTTCGAGCGCTGGGTGGCGCCCGCGCCGGCCCTCCAGACACCGCCATCGCGGGAGATGGTGTTCCTGTGCGGCGAACCTCTGGACAGCACGCGCGCTGCTCTTTCGGGTCTTCCCGTCACGGTGCTGGCCGGTGATCCTGCGAAGATTGAGGACGCGGCGGCGGCGCTGGCCGCGTCCTTGCCCGATCCGTCCCGTGCCTCGGGAGCCGCTGGCATCGCGGCCGGCGACATCGCCGCCCTGGCGGAGCGGTTGGTGATGGCCCGCTACGCGGTCGTGGCCTGGGCCGCCGCCGCCTTCGAGGGGCCGCACGCCGACCTGACGGTGGAGCGGCTGGTCCGCCTCGTGCGCGACGCGAACCGCCACACCCGCTGCGCCGGCCTGCCGCTGGCCGGGCACGACAATGTGATCGGGGTCAATCAGGTCTGCACATGGCGCTTTGGAGTGCCGCTGCGCATGTCGCTGGCCGGAGGGGCGCCGCTGCACGATCCCCACCGCTTCGCCTGGGCGCGGTACACGGCCGTGGCGGACGCCGTCGTCTGGGTGTCCGCCTTCCGGCCGGAGGTGCCGGCCTTTCCCACGGGGCAGACCGTCGTCGCGCTGGCCCCACCGGGAACCGCCTTTGCCGACGAACCGGCGGTGTTCATTCCCGTCGGAACGCCGGGCATCGACCATGCGGCCCACGTCTTCCGCAGCGACACAGTGGTCGCCCTGCGCGCGCGGGGCCTGATCGACCGTGGCTTGCCGGACACCGCGACCGTGCTGAAAGCCATTGCCGCCGCCCTGCCGCAGGAGGCCCCCGCATGCTGA